In the genome of Cryptomeria japonica chromosome 8, Sugi_1.0, whole genome shotgun sequence, one region contains:
- the LOC131072445 gene encoding probable histidine kinase 6 isoform X1 has protein sequence MSALSFVVSAKISQRLIQACRLWLPHTAPELKMLTQSCGLLGGSMSDSIHHTTGFSRLFVKWSDKFTGTSSMEQQPHRQTLKPSKLGGTWRTKLLILWVLCGVIGSIWLFLSMKTDINERRKEILASMCDERARMLQDQFEVSMNHVHALAILISTFHHRKQPSAMNQKTFAEYAARTSFERPLVSGVSYAQRVLHAEREQFEREQGWSIKNMETNETSSEQDEYAPVIFSQDTVSYIASLDMMSGKEDRENILRARASGRAVLTSPFRLLNSTHLGVVLTFAVYKIDLPSDSTPEERIQATAGYLGGAFDVESLVKNLLRQLAGNQAITVNVYDMTNSSEPLRMYGPDVTDDEISHISLLDFGDPVRKHEMRCRYNQRQPPPWSAITTSAGILVIVLLVGHIFHAAIIRIAKVEDDFRKMEELKGQAEAADIAKSQFLATVSHEIRTPMNGVLGMLQMLMDTELDPTQLDYACTAQASGKALIKLINEVLDQAKIESGKIELEAVPFDLRDILDDVLSLFSGKSRENNVELAVFVSDQVPDFLIGDPGRFRQIIINLVGNSIKFTKQGHIFLCVYLAEQMKTVMENNRETLSKWQTEGLKNCSSSWKTLSGYETADGRNSWETFKLVVSNAKHLQSGTSENCVSDTSATVRLIVSVEDTGIGIPLDKQKHVFVPFMQVDSSTSRKYGGTGIGLSISRCLVELMSGELNFVSRPGVGSTFTFSIVLRKAQTRSQEDLNPSLPTCLKGRRAIVVDGRAVRAAVTKSHLQRLGVQVETVHDFNSTLAALLGERNDDIGNSSGAVNADVIIVDDEAWGPGTGLAFPQILRESMGKGKLGTPKYLPKMILLATSINNSESEKAKAAGFLETVIVKPLRASAVAAYLQQALGIGNGKQPGKRITNGPISPRSLLLGKKILVVDDNKVNLRVAAGALEKYGASVECAEGGKIAVAKLQPPHSFDACFMDVQMPEIDGFEATRQVRNLETLRNNKEWHVPILAMTADVIHATYEECLRCGMDGYVSKPFEEEQLYRAVAPFLESQKKRL, from the exons ATGAGTGCTCTCAGTTTTGTAGTGTCTGCGAAGATATCTCAGCGCCTCATACAAGCATGCCGGCTCTGGTTGCCTCACACTGCACCAGAACTCAAGATGCTGACACAAAGCTGTGGATTGCTTGGTGGATCTATGAGTGATAGCATTCATCATACCACAGGTTTTAGTAGACTGTTCGTTAAGTGGTCCGACAAATTCACGGGCACAAGCTCTATGGAACAACAACCTCATAGGCAGACCTTAAAGCCCTCAAAGCTTGGTGGAACATGGCGCACGAAGCTGTTGATTTTGTGGGTTTTGTGCGGAGTAATAGGCTCTATTTGGCTTTTTCTTTCCATGAAGACTGACATAAATGAACGCAGGAAGGAAATTTTAGCAAGCATGTGTGATGAGCGTGCAAGGATGCTTCAAGACCAGTTTGAAGTGAGTATGAATCATGTGCATGCCTTGGCGATACTTATTTCCACTTTCCATCATCGGAAGCAGCCCTCTGCAATGAATCAG AAAACATTTGCAGAATATGCTGCAAGGACTTCATTTGAGAGGCCCTTGGTGAGTGGTGTTTCGTATGCTCAAAGAGTTCTTCATGCAGAGAGGGAACAATTTGAAAGGGAGCAAGGTTGGAGCATAAAGAATATGGAAACCAATGAAACATCATCTGAACAAGATGAATACGCACCTGTTATCTTTTCACAGGATACTGTTTCATATATTGCATCTCTTGATATGATGTCTGGGAAG GAAGACCGTGAAAACATTTTGCGTGCCAGAGCAAGTGGAAGGGCAGTCCTTACCAGTCCATTTAGATTATTGAACTCCACGCACCTTGGGGTTGTTCTCACCTTTGCTGTATACAAGATTGATCTTCCTTCTGATTCTACCCCAGAAGAGCGCATTCAAGCAACTGCAGG GTACTTGGGTGGAGCCTTTGATGTTGAGTCATTGGTGAAGAACTTACTGCGTCAACTTGCTGGCAATCAGGCTATTACTGTCAATGTGTACGATATGACCAACAGTTCAGAGCCATTGAGGATGTATGGTCCTGATGTTACAGATGATGAAATTTCACATATCAGTCTTCTTGATTTTGGAGACCCAGTCCGCAAGCATGAAATGCGTTGCAG ATATAACCAGAGGCAGCCCCCCCCATGGTCTGCAATAACAACTTCAGCTGGAATACTAGTTATTGTGCTCTTAGTTGGGCATATATTTCATGCAGCTATAATCCGCATTGCTAAAGTAGAGGATGACTTCCGTAAAATGGAGGAACTGAAAGGGCAGGCAGAAGCAGCAGATATTGCCAAGTCTCAG TTTCTTGCTACTGTTTCCCATGAGATAAGAACTCCCATGAATGGGGTTCTGG GAATGTTGCAGATGCTAATGGATACAGAACTAGACCCAACCCAGCTGGATTATGCATGCACTGCTCAAGCCAGTGGAAAAGCCCTGATAAAATTAATTAATGAAGTTCTTGATCAGGCCAAGATTGAGTCAGGAAAGATTGAGCTGGAGGCAGTTCCCTTTGATTTACGTGATATTTTAGATGACGTTCTTTCTCTGTTTTCTGGGAAGTCGAGAGAAAACAATGTAGAG CTTGCAGTCTTTGTTTCTGATCAGGTGCCAGACTTTCTTATTGGGGACCCTGGGCGTTTTCGGCAAATCATCATCAATCTTGTTGGAAATTCAATTAAA TTCACAAAACAAGGGCAcatttttctttgtgtttatctTGCGGAGCAAATGAAAACTGTGATGGAAAATAATAGGGAGACATTGTCAAAGTGGCAAACTGAAGGGTTAAAAAACTGCTCCAGTTCATGGAAAACATTGAGTGGGTATGAGACAGCAGATGGAAGGAATAGTTGGGAGACCTTCAAATTAGTTGTTTCTAATGCAAAGCATTTGCAATCTGGCACATCAGAAAATTGTGTAAGTGATACATCTGCTACTGTACGCTTAATAGTCAGTGTAGAGGATACAGGTATTGGAATCCCTTTAGATAAACAGAAGCATGTCTTTGTGCCTTTCATGCAAGTTGATAGCTCAACTTCTCGCAAATATGGGGGAACTGGCATAGGTCTTAGCATAAGTAGATGCCTGGTGGAGCTCATGAGTGGGGAGTTAAACTTTGTGAGTCGGCCAGGTGTTGGTAGCACGTTTACATTCAGTATTGTCTTGAGAAAGGCTCAGACACGATCCCAGGAAGATTTGAATCCATCTCTGCCAACTTGTCTCAAAGGAAGGAGGGCTATTGTGGTGGACGGAAGAGCTGTTCGTGCTGCTGTTACAAAGTCCCATTTACAAAGACTTGGGGTGCAGGTTGAAACTGTTCATGATTTTAATTCAACATTGGCAGCATTGTTAGGAGAAAGGAATGATGATATTGGAAATAG CAGCGGAGCAGTAAATGCGGATGTGATCATTGTTGATGATGAAGCTTGGGGCCCAGGAACAGGACTTGCTTTCCCCCAAATTTTGAGAGAGTCGATGGGAAAAGGCAAATTGGGAACTCCTAAATACTTACCGAAGATGATTCTTTTAGCAACCTCAATCAACAATTCCGAGTCTGAAAAGGCTAAGGCAGCTGGATTTCTGGAAACAGTGATTGTGAAGCCTCTCAGAGCAAGTGCAGTGGCTGCCTATCTTCAGCAAGCATTGGGAATTGGAAATGGAAAACAGCCAGGAAAGAGGATCACAAATGGACCTATATCCCCTCGTAGTCTTCTGTTGGGAAAGAAGATTCTGGTTGTAGATGATAATAAAGTAAATCTTAGAGTTGCTGCTGGTGCTCTGGAGAAATATGGAGCTAGTGTGGAGTGTGCCGAGGGTGGGAAAATTGCAGTAGCAAAGTTACAGCCACCACACTCGTTTGATGCTTGTTTTATGGATGTCCAGATGCCTGAAATAGATGG GTTTGAAGCTACTAGACAAGTCCGGAATTTAGAAACACTCAGAAATAACAAGGAATGGCATGTTCCAATACTTGCAATGACAGCTGATGTAATCCATGCAACTTATGAAGAGTGCTTAAGGTGTGGAATGGATGGGTATGTGTCTAAACCCTTCGAAGAGGAACAACTGTACAGAGCAGTTGCCCCATTTCTGGAGTCCCAGAAAAAACGATTGTAA
- the LOC131072445 gene encoding probable histidine kinase 6 isoform X2, giving the protein MSALSFVVSAKISQRLIQACRLWLPHTAPELKMLTQSCGLLGGSMSDSIHHTTGFSRLFVKWSDKFTGTSSMEQQPHRQTLKPSKLGGTWRTKLLILWVLCGVIGSIWLFLSMKTDINERRKEILASMCDERARMLQDQFEVSMNHVHALAILISTFHHRKQPSAMNQKTFAEYAARTSFERPLVSGVSYAQRVLHAEREQFEREQGWSIKNMETNETSSEQDEYAPVIFSQDTVSYIASLDMMSGKEDRENILRARASGRAVLTSPFRLLNSTHLGVVLTFAVYKIDLPSDSTPEERIQATAGYLGGAFDVESLVKNLLRQLAGNQAITVNVYDMTNSSEPLRMYGPDVTDDEISHISLLDFGDPVRKHEMRCRYNQRQPPPWSAITTSAGILVIVLLVGHIFHAAIIRIAKVEDDFRKMEELKGQAEAADIAKSQFLATVSHEIRTPMNGVLGMLQMLMDTELDPTQLDYACTAQASGKALIKLINEVLDQAKIESGKIELEAVPFDLRDILDDVLSLFSGKSRENNVELAVFVSDQVPDFLIGDPGRFRQIIINLVGNSIKFTKQGHIFLCVYLAEQMKTVMENNRETLSKWQTEGLKNCSSSWKTLSGYETADGRNSWETFKLVVSNAKHLQSGTSENCVSDTSATVRLIVSVEDTGIGIPLDKQKHVFVPFMQVDSSTSRKYGGTGIGLSISRCLVELMSGELNFVSRPGVGSTFTFSIVLRKAQTRSQEDLNPSLPTCLKGRRAIVVDGRAVRAAVTKSHLQRLGVQVETVHDFNSTLAALLGERNDDIGNSGAVNADVIIVDDEAWGPGTGLAFPQILRESMGKGKLGTPKYLPKMILLATSINNSESEKAKAAGFLETVIVKPLRASAVAAYLQQALGIGNGKQPGKRITNGPISPRSLLLGKKILVVDDNKVNLRVAAGALEKYGASVECAEGGKIAVAKLQPPHSFDACFMDVQMPEIDGFEATRQVRNLETLRNNKEWHVPILAMTADVIHATYEECLRCGMDGYVSKPFEEEQLYRAVAPFLESQKKRL; this is encoded by the exons ATGAGTGCTCTCAGTTTTGTAGTGTCTGCGAAGATATCTCAGCGCCTCATACAAGCATGCCGGCTCTGGTTGCCTCACACTGCACCAGAACTCAAGATGCTGACACAAAGCTGTGGATTGCTTGGTGGATCTATGAGTGATAGCATTCATCATACCACAGGTTTTAGTAGACTGTTCGTTAAGTGGTCCGACAAATTCACGGGCACAAGCTCTATGGAACAACAACCTCATAGGCAGACCTTAAAGCCCTCAAAGCTTGGTGGAACATGGCGCACGAAGCTGTTGATTTTGTGGGTTTTGTGCGGAGTAATAGGCTCTATTTGGCTTTTTCTTTCCATGAAGACTGACATAAATGAACGCAGGAAGGAAATTTTAGCAAGCATGTGTGATGAGCGTGCAAGGATGCTTCAAGACCAGTTTGAAGTGAGTATGAATCATGTGCATGCCTTGGCGATACTTATTTCCACTTTCCATCATCGGAAGCAGCCCTCTGCAATGAATCAG AAAACATTTGCAGAATATGCTGCAAGGACTTCATTTGAGAGGCCCTTGGTGAGTGGTGTTTCGTATGCTCAAAGAGTTCTTCATGCAGAGAGGGAACAATTTGAAAGGGAGCAAGGTTGGAGCATAAAGAATATGGAAACCAATGAAACATCATCTGAACAAGATGAATACGCACCTGTTATCTTTTCACAGGATACTGTTTCATATATTGCATCTCTTGATATGATGTCTGGGAAG GAAGACCGTGAAAACATTTTGCGTGCCAGAGCAAGTGGAAGGGCAGTCCTTACCAGTCCATTTAGATTATTGAACTCCACGCACCTTGGGGTTGTTCTCACCTTTGCTGTATACAAGATTGATCTTCCTTCTGATTCTACCCCAGAAGAGCGCATTCAAGCAACTGCAGG GTACTTGGGTGGAGCCTTTGATGTTGAGTCATTGGTGAAGAACTTACTGCGTCAACTTGCTGGCAATCAGGCTATTACTGTCAATGTGTACGATATGACCAACAGTTCAGAGCCATTGAGGATGTATGGTCCTGATGTTACAGATGATGAAATTTCACATATCAGTCTTCTTGATTTTGGAGACCCAGTCCGCAAGCATGAAATGCGTTGCAG ATATAACCAGAGGCAGCCCCCCCCATGGTCTGCAATAACAACTTCAGCTGGAATACTAGTTATTGTGCTCTTAGTTGGGCATATATTTCATGCAGCTATAATCCGCATTGCTAAAGTAGAGGATGACTTCCGTAAAATGGAGGAACTGAAAGGGCAGGCAGAAGCAGCAGATATTGCCAAGTCTCAG TTTCTTGCTACTGTTTCCCATGAGATAAGAACTCCCATGAATGGGGTTCTGG GAATGTTGCAGATGCTAATGGATACAGAACTAGACCCAACCCAGCTGGATTATGCATGCACTGCTCAAGCCAGTGGAAAAGCCCTGATAAAATTAATTAATGAAGTTCTTGATCAGGCCAAGATTGAGTCAGGAAAGATTGAGCTGGAGGCAGTTCCCTTTGATTTACGTGATATTTTAGATGACGTTCTTTCTCTGTTTTCTGGGAAGTCGAGAGAAAACAATGTAGAG CTTGCAGTCTTTGTTTCTGATCAGGTGCCAGACTTTCTTATTGGGGACCCTGGGCGTTTTCGGCAAATCATCATCAATCTTGTTGGAAATTCAATTAAA TTCACAAAACAAGGGCAcatttttctttgtgtttatctTGCGGAGCAAATGAAAACTGTGATGGAAAATAATAGGGAGACATTGTCAAAGTGGCAAACTGAAGGGTTAAAAAACTGCTCCAGTTCATGGAAAACATTGAGTGGGTATGAGACAGCAGATGGAAGGAATAGTTGGGAGACCTTCAAATTAGTTGTTTCTAATGCAAAGCATTTGCAATCTGGCACATCAGAAAATTGTGTAAGTGATACATCTGCTACTGTACGCTTAATAGTCAGTGTAGAGGATACAGGTATTGGAATCCCTTTAGATAAACAGAAGCATGTCTTTGTGCCTTTCATGCAAGTTGATAGCTCAACTTCTCGCAAATATGGGGGAACTGGCATAGGTCTTAGCATAAGTAGATGCCTGGTGGAGCTCATGAGTGGGGAGTTAAACTTTGTGAGTCGGCCAGGTGTTGGTAGCACGTTTACATTCAGTATTGTCTTGAGAAAGGCTCAGACACGATCCCAGGAAGATTTGAATCCATCTCTGCCAACTTGTCTCAAAGGAAGGAGGGCTATTGTGGTGGACGGAAGAGCTGTTCGTGCTGCTGTTACAAAGTCCCATTTACAAAGACTTGGGGTGCAGGTTGAAACTGTTCATGATTTTAATTCAACATTGGCAGCATTGTTAGGAGAAAGGAATGATGATATTGGAAATAG CGGAGCAGTAAATGCGGATGTGATCATTGTTGATGATGAAGCTTGGGGCCCAGGAACAGGACTTGCTTTCCCCCAAATTTTGAGAGAGTCGATGGGAAAAGGCAAATTGGGAACTCCTAAATACTTACCGAAGATGATTCTTTTAGCAACCTCAATCAACAATTCCGAGTCTGAAAAGGCTAAGGCAGCTGGATTTCTGGAAACAGTGATTGTGAAGCCTCTCAGAGCAAGTGCAGTGGCTGCCTATCTTCAGCAAGCATTGGGAATTGGAAATGGAAAACAGCCAGGAAAGAGGATCACAAATGGACCTATATCCCCTCGTAGTCTTCTGTTGGGAAAGAAGATTCTGGTTGTAGATGATAATAAAGTAAATCTTAGAGTTGCTGCTGGTGCTCTGGAGAAATATGGAGCTAGTGTGGAGTGTGCCGAGGGTGGGAAAATTGCAGTAGCAAAGTTACAGCCACCACACTCGTTTGATGCTTGTTTTATGGATGTCCAGATGCCTGAAATAGATGG GTTTGAAGCTACTAGACAAGTCCGGAATTTAGAAACACTCAGAAATAACAAGGAATGGCATGTTCCAATACTTGCAATGACAGCTGATGTAATCCATGCAACTTATGAAGAGTGCTTAAGGTGTGGAATGGATGGGTATGTGTCTAAACCCTTCGAAGAGGAACAACTGTACAGAGCAGTTGCCCCATTTCTGGAGTCCCAGAAAAAACGATTGTAA
- the LOC131072445 gene encoding probable histidine kinase 6 isoform X3 — MLTQSCGLLGGSMSDSIHHTTGFSRLFVKWSDKFTGTSSMEQQPHRQTLKPSKLGGTWRTKLLILWVLCGVIGSIWLFLSMKTDINERRKEILASMCDERARMLQDQFEVSMNHVHALAILISTFHHRKQPSAMNQKTFAEYAARTSFERPLVSGVSYAQRVLHAEREQFEREQGWSIKNMETNETSSEQDEYAPVIFSQDTVSYIASLDMMSGKEDRENILRARASGRAVLTSPFRLLNSTHLGVVLTFAVYKIDLPSDSTPEERIQATAGYLGGAFDVESLVKNLLRQLAGNQAITVNVYDMTNSSEPLRMYGPDVTDDEISHISLLDFGDPVRKHEMRCRYNQRQPPPWSAITTSAGILVIVLLVGHIFHAAIIRIAKVEDDFRKMEELKGQAEAADIAKSQFLATVSHEIRTPMNGVLGMLQMLMDTELDPTQLDYACTAQASGKALIKLINEVLDQAKIESGKIELEAVPFDLRDILDDVLSLFSGKSRENNVELAVFVSDQVPDFLIGDPGRFRQIIINLVGNSIKFTKQGHIFLCVYLAEQMKTVMENNRETLSKWQTEGLKNCSSSWKTLSGYETADGRNSWETFKLVVSNAKHLQSGTSENCVSDTSATVRLIVSVEDTGIGIPLDKQKHVFVPFMQVDSSTSRKYGGTGIGLSISRCLVELMSGELNFVSRPGVGSTFTFSIVLRKAQTRSQEDLNPSLPTCLKGRRAIVVDGRAVRAAVTKSHLQRLGVQVETVHDFNSTLAALLGERNDDIGNSSGAVNADVIIVDDEAWGPGTGLAFPQILRESMGKGKLGTPKYLPKMILLATSINNSESEKAKAAGFLETVIVKPLRASAVAAYLQQALGIGNGKQPGKRITNGPISPRSLLLGKKILVVDDNKVNLRVAAGALEKYGASVECAEGGKIAVAKLQPPHSFDACFMDVQMPEIDGFEATRQVRNLETLRNNKEWHVPILAMTADVIHATYEECLRCGMDGYVSKPFEEEQLYRAVAPFLESQKKRL; from the exons ATGCTGACACAAAGCTGTGGATTGCTTGGTGGATCTATGAGTGATAGCATTCATCATACCACAGGTTTTAGTAGACTGTTCGTTAAGTGGTCCGACAAATTCACGGGCACAAGCTCTATGGAACAACAACCTCATAGGCAGACCTTAAAGCCCTCAAAGCTTGGTGGAACATGGCGCACGAAGCTGTTGATTTTGTGGGTTTTGTGCGGAGTAATAGGCTCTATTTGGCTTTTTCTTTCCATGAAGACTGACATAAATGAACGCAGGAAGGAAATTTTAGCAAGCATGTGTGATGAGCGTGCAAGGATGCTTCAAGACCAGTTTGAAGTGAGTATGAATCATGTGCATGCCTTGGCGATACTTATTTCCACTTTCCATCATCGGAAGCAGCCCTCTGCAATGAATCAG AAAACATTTGCAGAATATGCTGCAAGGACTTCATTTGAGAGGCCCTTGGTGAGTGGTGTTTCGTATGCTCAAAGAGTTCTTCATGCAGAGAGGGAACAATTTGAAAGGGAGCAAGGTTGGAGCATAAAGAATATGGAAACCAATGAAACATCATCTGAACAAGATGAATACGCACCTGTTATCTTTTCACAGGATACTGTTTCATATATTGCATCTCTTGATATGATGTCTGGGAAG GAAGACCGTGAAAACATTTTGCGTGCCAGAGCAAGTGGAAGGGCAGTCCTTACCAGTCCATTTAGATTATTGAACTCCACGCACCTTGGGGTTGTTCTCACCTTTGCTGTATACAAGATTGATCTTCCTTCTGATTCTACCCCAGAAGAGCGCATTCAAGCAACTGCAGG GTACTTGGGTGGAGCCTTTGATGTTGAGTCATTGGTGAAGAACTTACTGCGTCAACTTGCTGGCAATCAGGCTATTACTGTCAATGTGTACGATATGACCAACAGTTCAGAGCCATTGAGGATGTATGGTCCTGATGTTACAGATGATGAAATTTCACATATCAGTCTTCTTGATTTTGGAGACCCAGTCCGCAAGCATGAAATGCGTTGCAG ATATAACCAGAGGCAGCCCCCCCCATGGTCTGCAATAACAACTTCAGCTGGAATACTAGTTATTGTGCTCTTAGTTGGGCATATATTTCATGCAGCTATAATCCGCATTGCTAAAGTAGAGGATGACTTCCGTAAAATGGAGGAACTGAAAGGGCAGGCAGAAGCAGCAGATATTGCCAAGTCTCAG TTTCTTGCTACTGTTTCCCATGAGATAAGAACTCCCATGAATGGGGTTCTGG GAATGTTGCAGATGCTAATGGATACAGAACTAGACCCAACCCAGCTGGATTATGCATGCACTGCTCAAGCCAGTGGAAAAGCCCTGATAAAATTAATTAATGAAGTTCTTGATCAGGCCAAGATTGAGTCAGGAAAGATTGAGCTGGAGGCAGTTCCCTTTGATTTACGTGATATTTTAGATGACGTTCTTTCTCTGTTTTCTGGGAAGTCGAGAGAAAACAATGTAGAG CTTGCAGTCTTTGTTTCTGATCAGGTGCCAGACTTTCTTATTGGGGACCCTGGGCGTTTTCGGCAAATCATCATCAATCTTGTTGGAAATTCAATTAAA TTCACAAAACAAGGGCAcatttttctttgtgtttatctTGCGGAGCAAATGAAAACTGTGATGGAAAATAATAGGGAGACATTGTCAAAGTGGCAAACTGAAGGGTTAAAAAACTGCTCCAGTTCATGGAAAACATTGAGTGGGTATGAGACAGCAGATGGAAGGAATAGTTGGGAGACCTTCAAATTAGTTGTTTCTAATGCAAAGCATTTGCAATCTGGCACATCAGAAAATTGTGTAAGTGATACATCTGCTACTGTACGCTTAATAGTCAGTGTAGAGGATACAGGTATTGGAATCCCTTTAGATAAACAGAAGCATGTCTTTGTGCCTTTCATGCAAGTTGATAGCTCAACTTCTCGCAAATATGGGGGAACTGGCATAGGTCTTAGCATAAGTAGATGCCTGGTGGAGCTCATGAGTGGGGAGTTAAACTTTGTGAGTCGGCCAGGTGTTGGTAGCACGTTTACATTCAGTATTGTCTTGAGAAAGGCTCAGACACGATCCCAGGAAGATTTGAATCCATCTCTGCCAACTTGTCTCAAAGGAAGGAGGGCTATTGTGGTGGACGGAAGAGCTGTTCGTGCTGCTGTTACAAAGTCCCATTTACAAAGACTTGGGGTGCAGGTTGAAACTGTTCATGATTTTAATTCAACATTGGCAGCATTGTTAGGAGAAAGGAATGATGATATTGGAAATAG CAGCGGAGCAGTAAATGCGGATGTGATCATTGTTGATGATGAAGCTTGGGGCCCAGGAACAGGACTTGCTTTCCCCCAAATTTTGAGAGAGTCGATGGGAAAAGGCAAATTGGGAACTCCTAAATACTTACCGAAGATGATTCTTTTAGCAACCTCAATCAACAATTCCGAGTCTGAAAAGGCTAAGGCAGCTGGATTTCTGGAAACAGTGATTGTGAAGCCTCTCAGAGCAAGTGCAGTGGCTGCCTATCTTCAGCAAGCATTGGGAATTGGAAATGGAAAACAGCCAGGAAAGAGGATCACAAATGGACCTATATCCCCTCGTAGTCTTCTGTTGGGAAAGAAGATTCTGGTTGTAGATGATAATAAAGTAAATCTTAGAGTTGCTGCTGGTGCTCTGGAGAAATATGGAGCTAGTGTGGAGTGTGCCGAGGGTGGGAAAATTGCAGTAGCAAAGTTACAGCCACCACACTCGTTTGATGCTTGTTTTATGGATGTCCAGATGCCTGAAATAGATGG GTTTGAAGCTACTAGACAAGTCCGGAATTTAGAAACACTCAGAAATAACAAGGAATGGCATGTTCCAATACTTGCAATGACAGCTGATGTAATCCATGCAACTTATGAAGAGTGCTTAAGGTGTGGAATGGATGGGTATGTGTCTAAACCCTTCGAAGAGGAACAACTGTACAGAGCAGTTGCCCCATTTCTGGAGTCCCAGAAAAAACGATTGTAA